A stretch of DNA from Spirosoma endbachense:
CGCGGTAGCCTTTTAAATCAAATCGATGCTGTTCTGCCAGCTGAAACAAATTATTAATAGTCAGGCTGTTTACCGTAAACCGATTGATGGCTTCGGGGGCAACTACAGGTTGTATGGCTGTGGATGGACTTGTATTGAGCAGGACAACCAGATCGGCCTGATCATCAATTAACCGGCGGAGTAATTGCTGCCGTTCGGTAGTCAGGCTAAACAGGTATGCTTTCAGGCGAGTCAGATCTTTGAGAGGCACATTGCCTTTATCAAACTGTTGCTGATAGAGGGCAACGGTTTGCTGAAGAGTCGTAATTTCCTGGTTATAAACAGTTAGCGTCTGCCGGGCATAATAGAGGTCATAAAAGGTGGTATGGAGCTGATAGGTCAGTGTTCGCAGAAGATCGTAGAAACGGTCAGTTGCCAACTCAGTGCTTGTTCTGGCAATTGCCAGCTGTTTGTTCCGCTTGCCAGCCAGCCGGATCAATTGCTGCACTTGTACAACCTGTTGAGCATTGCTCTGCCGAAACGGGAGTACTTCTTTGGTCTGCTGGTTATAGGGCATCGTTTCGACGTAAATGGCCGGATTGATGCGCAGTTGCGATTGAATTTCATAAGCCTGATTCTCGCTAATGCCAAGTTGGGTAGCCAGTACAGTCAGGTTATGAGCTTTAAACTGTTCGTCTGCCTGAGCAAGCGTCAGCCGAAGCGTATCGGAAGCGGGAGTTGTGGGTGTATTTGTGTTTATAACCGGCGTTTGAGCAATAGCGAACCCGGTTGATAAACTCAGCGCAGCCCATACCGTCAGTGCGGTACGTATGGGGGAAAACAAAACCGATGTCAGATGCAAAATCATGTTGAACAATGTGGTAGACATTATTTCAACAGCAAAGGTCATCAGACGCAATTAAAGGCTGCTTAAACCAAAATTAAAAGGTTGTTAAACGTATGCTTTAAGTAATTGTACGTTCTCAAAACTGTAAATTCTTTAAGTATTACTATATTGATAAAAAAGGATAATTTGCAGATATGCAGACTGTTAGTGGTATTTTTATTTTAATGAATCTTTAACTACTTTTTTGTCAATTACTTAGGCTGTAAAACAACAGCGACCTACCCTTATTCAGAGTAGGTCGCTGCATTTTTCAAGACGTTAAGTAAATCAAAATTTTGCACTAGTTGACTTTAAGCGCATCCTGCGAATCTTCAACGCCAGATTGAGCATTGTCGGCTAAATCATCAACTTTAGTGTTGTATTTAGATTTTAGATTCTCTTTTTCTTTATTAAAAGCTTCCGTAGCCTGATCTTTATATTGATTGTATTGCTCTTTCGCTTTATCGGCGTACTGATTCACCTGCGACTTAGCTTGCTCGAAACCATCTTTTACCTGCGAAACACCTTTTTGTAATTGATCTTTCAGATCATCGGTTCTTTTGCTGGCTTCTTCAGTTAA
This window harbors:
- a CDS encoding TolC family protein, whose product is MSTTLFNMILHLTSVLFSPIRTALTVWAALSLSTGFAIAQTPVINTNTPTTPASDTLRLTLAQADEQFKAHNLTVLATQLGISENQAYEIQSQLRINPAIYVETMPYNQQTKEVLPFRQSNAQQVVQVQQLIRLAGKRNKQLAIARTSTELATDRFYDLLRTLTYQLHTTFYDLYYARQTLTVYNQEITTLQQTVALYQQQFDKGNVPLKDLTRLKAYLFSLTTERQQLLRRLIDDQADLVVLLNTSPSTAIQPVVAPEAINRFTVNSLTINNLFQLAEQHRFDLKGYRDQAKQEQQNLTLQKAMAVPDLTLQGTYDRNGSYISNYFGVGVGISLPVLNKNQGNIQAAKIRIQSSQQLLSAYNLQVDSDVERAYTKALQTEQLYQTFDQRFNDDFGRLIDGVTTNYKKQNIDVVEFLDFFDSYKSSQLQFAQLQNDRMHSLEEVSFAVGTNPFQN
- a CDS encoding YtxH domain-containing protein, with amino-acid sequence MRSSRDFLTGIITGIVIGILTAPRSGKETRDKLTEEASKRTDDLKDQLQKGVSQVKDGFEQAKSQVNQYADKAKEQYNQYKDQATEAFNKEKENLKSKYNTKVDDLADNAQSGVEDSQDALKVN